GCTGAATATTACCCAGAAATATTTTGAGGAAATTCCTCTTGCTCATGTCGAGACGATTAAGCCCGAAAAGACCTTCTTTTTTATCCCCAATGCCTTTGCGATTACAACTATTAAAGACCGCCGTCTGAAGTTCATTGTCAATAAGCGTGATGAATGGATTGATGCAATCCAACAGAGGATAAATAGCTTATAAATAGCACTCGAAAGGGTGCTTTTTGACTATATCGGAAAACATATG
This sequence is a window from Sporolituus thermophilus DSM 23256. Protein-coding genes within it:
- a CDS encoding GRAM domain-containing protein, giving the protein MYSFPLEENERILKKDLANMSYDGNNLHGALYLTTDRIVFVGYLLNITQKYFEEIPLAHVETIKPEKTFFFIPNAFAITTIKDRRLKFIVNKRDEWIDAIQQRINSL